Proteins encoded within one genomic window of Humulus lupulus chromosome 1, drHumLupu1.1, whole genome shotgun sequence:
- the LOC133785079 gene encoding probable arabinose 5-phosphate isomerase, translated as MGSLPATVPELHIPDSSSKQIRTHNQSPIDETTILNLFKSQQDHLNFFFHNLDISQTLAFTKVLLESSGTAFFSGVGKSGFVARKISQTLVSLGVPSGFLSPVDALHGDIGIITKRDVLVLFSKSGNTDELLRLVPCAKAKGAYLISVTSVEGNALAGVCNMNVHLPLERELCPFNLAPVTSTAIQMIFGDTVAIALMGARNLTRDEYACNHPAGRIGKSLIFKVSDVMKKQDELPVCKETDLIMDQLVELTSKGCGCLLVIDQDYHLMGTFTDGDLRRTLKASGEAIFKLTVGEMCNRNPRTISPDAMAVEAMKKMEAPPSPVQFLPVVDHQNRVMGIVTLHGLVSAGL; from the exons ATGGGTTCTCTACCAGCGACGGTGCCGGAGCTCCATATCCCGGACTCTTCTTCCAAACAAATCCGAACCCATAACCAATCCCCCATCGACGAAACTACGATCCTCAACCTTTTCAAGTCTCAGCAAGATCACCTCAATTTCTTCTTCCACAACCTCGACATTTCCCAAACCCTAGCCTTTACCAAGGTTCTGCTCGAATCCTCCGGCACTGCATTCTTCTCCGGTGTCGGCAAGTCTGGCTTCGTTGCTCGGAAGATTTCGCAGACCCTCGTCTCGCTCGGCGTTCCCTCCGGGTTTCTTTCTCCCGTTGATGCACTCCATGGTGATATCGGCATTATCACCAAGAGAGACGTTTTGGTTCTCTTCAGTAAGTCTGGGAACACTGACGAGCTTCTGAGACTTGTTCCTTGCGCTAAGGCCAAAGGGGCTTATCTGATCTCGGTGACATCTGTGGAGGGCAATGCCCTCGCTGGGGTTTGCAATATGAATGTGCATTTGCCTCTCGAGAGGGAACTCTGTCCTTTCAATTTGGCTCCTGTGACGTCGACGGCGATCCAGATGATTTTTGGGGACACGGTGGCGATCGCGCTCATGGGTGCCAGGAATTTGACAAGGGACGAGTATGCCTGTAATCATCCCGCGGGTCGGATCGGAAAAAGTCTCATCTTCAAG GTGTCAGATGTAATGAAGAAACAGGATGAGTTACCTGTTTGTAAGGAGACAGATCTTATAATGGATCAGCTAGTTGAGCTGACAAGTAAAGGGTGTGGATGCCTGCTTGTTATAGACCAAGATTATCATTTGATGGGTACTTTTACAGATGGTGATCTGCGTCGTACTCTCAAGGCTAGTGGTGAGGCCATCTTCAAGCTCACTGTTGGTGAAATGTGTAACAG GAACCCAAGAACCATTAGTCCAGATGCAATGGCGGTTGAAGCCATGAAAAAGATGGAAGCTCCACCGTCCCCTGTACAGTTCTTGCCTGTTGTTGACCATCAAAACAGAGTGATGGGAATTGTCACGCTGCATGGATTAGTTTCTGCTGGGCTATGA